In the Colwellia sp. 20A7 genome, one interval contains:
- the tadA gene encoding tRNA adenosine(34) deaminase TadA: MKVVPAENDQVFMQRAYELAQQAEQHNEIPVGAVVVYQGKIIGEGFNQSILLNDPSAHAEMIAIRQAGKYLNNYRLLDCTLYVTLEPCPMCAGLLVHSRIQRLVYASPDLKTGAAGSIFNLVGTSQLNHQIVVDNGIMVEQCSELLSGFFKRRRSEKKLAKKALKLTSELK, from the coding sequence ATGAAAGTAGTCCCAGCCGAGAATGATCAAGTATTTATGCAACGAGCATATGAACTTGCTCAACAAGCAGAACAACATAATGAAATTCCTGTTGGTGCTGTCGTTGTCTATCAAGGAAAGATTATTGGCGAAGGGTTTAATCAATCTATTTTACTCAATGACCCTTCCGCTCATGCTGAAATGATCGCGATCCGTCAAGCAGGCAAGTACCTAAATAATTATAGGTTATTAGATTGTACCTTGTATGTAACGCTTGAGCCCTGCCCTATGTGTGCTGGTTTATTAGTACATAGTAGAATTCAGCGTTTAGTGTATGCAAGTCCAGATTTAAAAACAGGCGCTGCTGGCAGTATTTTTAATCTAGTAGGAACATCACAACTGAACCATCAAATAGTAGTAGACAATGGCATTATGGTTGAGCAATGTAGTGAGTTATTATCAGGATTTTTCAAACGTAGACGAAGTGAAAAGAAATTAGCTAAGAAAGCATTAAAGCTTACATCAGAACTTAAATAA
- the rdgB gene encoding RdgB/HAM1 family non-canonical purine NTP pyrophosphatase, with the protein MSTIVLATGNQGKVKELASLLSKHQIEIVPQSNFNVPDVAETGTTFVENAIIKARHAAKITGLPAIADDSGLEVDALNGAPGVYSARYASDIVGDHVTDDDNMNKLLNALKDTPTEQRKARFHCVLVYMKHENDPTPIICHGIWQGSISNDKKGEQGFGYDPIFWQEDLQLSSAQLTRDVKNKLSHRGQALAQLIKKLAK; encoded by the coding sequence ATGTCTACAATAGTTTTAGCCACTGGCAACCAAGGTAAAGTTAAAGAGTTAGCTAGCTTGCTTAGCAAACATCAAATAGAAATAGTACCGCAAAGTAATTTTAATGTACCCGACGTTGCAGAAACAGGTACAACTTTCGTTGAAAATGCCATTATCAAAGCGCGCCATGCAGCTAAAATTACAGGATTACCTGCTATTGCTGATGATTCTGGGTTAGAAGTTGATGCGTTAAATGGTGCTCCTGGTGTTTATTCTGCCCGTTATGCGAGTGATATTGTTGGTGATCACGTCACTGATGATGACAATATGAACAAGCTCCTTAATGCATTAAAAGATACCCCTACTGAACAACGCAAAGCTCGTTTCCATTGTGTATTGGTATATATGAAGCATGAAAATGATCCAACGCCTATTATTTGTCATGGTATTTGGCAAGGGAGCATTAGCAACGACAAAAAAGGTGAACAAGGTTTTGGTTATGATCCTATTTTTTGGCAAGAAGACTTACAATTGTCTTCAGCACAGTTGACTCGTGATGTTAAAAACAAACTAAGCCATCGTGGCCAAGCATTAGCGCAACTGATTAAAAAATTAGCCAAGTAA
- a CDS encoding YggT family protein has product MEAVTYLLRFAFDALLIILIMRVWLQWVKADFYNPLSQFIVKVSNPLVVPVRRIVPGFGGIDLATILIAYAVATLKFFTLAAITGQSLGLLAFYIGFLVLLKQAGFLLFMIMIIMAVMSWVVQGYNPTLAVFHQLTEPFLNPIRRIIPNLGGLDLSMIVAFLAMNVINILLSGSLPYWGAL; this is encoded by the coding sequence ATGGAAGCAGTTACATACTTATTAAGATTCGCTTTTGATGCTTTATTAATAATTTTAATCATGAGAGTTTGGTTACAGTGGGTAAAAGCTGACTTTTATAATCCATTAAGCCAATTCATTGTAAAAGTGAGTAACCCATTAGTGGTTCCGGTACGACGAATTGTGCCTGGATTTGGTGGAATAGATTTAGCAACAATATTAATTGCATATGCAGTAGCTACTTTAAAGTTTTTCACCTTAGCAGCCATAACAGGTCAAAGCTTAGGTTTATTAGCTTTTTATATCGGCTTTTTAGTTTTACTAAAACAAGCGGGCTTTTTATTGTTTATGATCATGATTATTATGGCGGTAATGAGTTGGGTCGTTCAAGGTTATAACCCTACCTTGGCAGTATTCCATCAACTAACAGAGCCATTCTTAAACCCTATTAGACGTATTATTCCTAATTTGGGTGGTTTAGATTTATCTATGATTGTTGCCTTTTTAGCGATGAATGTTATCAATATTCTCCTGTCAGGATCTTTACCCTACTGGGGAGCTTTATAG
- the hemW gene encoding radical SAM family heme chaperone HemW — MSTNLLTTPPLSLYIHIPWCVEKCPYCDFNSHALKSKVPEQDYVQALIADLDADIERFNLQNRPLHSIFIGGGTPSLFSAQSIESLLQQVFSRFINGASQSSAPEKLIEVTLEANPGTVEADKFIGFAKAGVTRLSIGVQSFESEKLVKLGRIHNVDQAKQAAQLATNSGVQSFNLDLMHGLPNQTIENALDDLKTAINLKPDHLSWYQLTIEPNTAFHSKPPKLPQDETLWNIQDEGFKLLADAGYKQYEISAFSLEAETKDKKETKQCQHNLNYWRFGDYLGIGCGAHGKITDVDTNVVHRTVKVKHPKGYLDANRDPLDHLTTVSSEELPFEYMMNQLRLFSPFTLTHYQQRTGLVSSTILPTLQQAQNKQLMICIDEAPNQETWQVTPLGHRYLNDLLELFL; from the coding sequence GTGAGTACTAACTTGTTAACAACACCACCGCTTTCTTTATATATTCACATACCATGGTGTGTTGAAAAGTGCCCTTATTGTGATTTTAATTCTCATGCTCTTAAATCAAAAGTTCCGGAGCAAGATTACGTACAGGCATTGATTGCTGATTTAGATGCAGATATTGAACGTTTTAATTTACAGAACAGACCACTACATTCTATTTTTATAGGTGGCGGTACACCTAGTTTGTTTTCAGCGCAATCGATTGAAAGTTTACTGCAGCAAGTGTTTTCTCGTTTTATTAATGGTGCATCACAAAGCTCTGCACCAGAAAAATTGATAGAAGTTACACTAGAAGCTAACCCTGGTACTGTAGAAGCAGATAAATTTATTGGCTTTGCAAAGGCAGGCGTTACTCGCTTGTCTATTGGCGTACAAAGCTTCGAATCAGAAAAGTTAGTCAAACTTGGTAGAATTCATAATGTTGACCAGGCAAAGCAAGCTGCTCAACTTGCGACAAACTCTGGCGTTCAAAGCTTTAATTTAGATTTAATGCACGGCTTGCCTAACCAAACTATTGAAAATGCTTTAGATGATTTAAAAACGGCTATTAATCTTAAACCCGATCATCTTTCTTGGTATCAATTAACCATAGAGCCTAATACGGCTTTTCATTCTAAACCACCAAAATTGCCGCAAGATGAAACCTTGTGGAATATTCAAGACGAAGGCTTTAAGTTACTCGCAGATGCTGGTTATAAACAGTACGAAATATCGGCTTTTAGTTTAGAAGCAGAGACAAAAGACAAAAAAGAAACTAAGCAATGCCAACATAATCTTAACTACTGGCGTTTTGGTGATTACTTAGGGATAGGTTGTGGTGCCCATGGTAAAATTACTGATGTGGATACAAATGTTGTTCACCGCACAGTCAAAGTAAAGCACCCTAAAGGGTACCTCGATGCAAATCGAGATCCGCTAGATCACTTAACTACCGTATCTAGTGAAGAGTTACCTTTTGAGTATATGATGAACCAATTAAGGTTGTTTTCCCCTTTTACGTTAACTCATTATCAACAGCGAACGGGGTTAGTTTCAAGTACTATTTTACCAACATTACAACAAGCACAAAATAAACAATTAATGATATGTATTGATGAAGCGCCTAACCAAGAAACGTGGCAAGTAACACCACTTGGACATAGGTATTTAAATGATTTATTGGAGCTTTTTCTCTAA
- a CDS encoding type IV pilus twitching motility protein PilT, with the protein MDITELLAFSVQHEASDLHLSTGSPPLIRVDGDVRKLNIPAFDAKDVNALVYDIMNDRQRKEYEEKLEVDFSFEVPNLARFRVNAFNQNRGPAAVFRTIPSTILSLDELGCPDIFRDISDTPRGLVLVTGPTGSGKSTTLAAMVDYINDSKNDHILTIEDPIEFVHENKMCLINQREVHRDTLSFEAALRSALREDPDVILVGEMRDLETIRLAMTAAETGHLVFGTLHTTSAPKTIDRIIDVFPAAEKAMVRSMLSESLRAVISQTLIKKVGGGRVAAHEIMIATPAIRNLIREDKIAQMYSSIQTGMSNGMQTMDQCLQNLVSRGIITKASAMEKAVDKNQFKSF; encoded by the coding sequence ATGGATATTACTGAACTACTTGCCTTTAGTGTGCAACATGAAGCATCAGATTTACATTTATCGACCGGGTCGCCACCTTTGATTCGCGTTGATGGTGATGTTCGTAAACTTAATATACCCGCTTTTGATGCTAAAGATGTTAACGCATTAGTCTACGACATTATGAATGACCGTCAGCGTAAAGAATATGAAGAAAAGCTAGAGGTGGATTTTTCTTTTGAAGTGCCTAATTTAGCAAGGTTTAGGGTTAATGCCTTTAATCAAAATAGGGGGCCTGCCGCTGTTTTTCGTACCATCCCAAGTACAATATTATCCCTTGATGAATTAGGTTGTCCTGATATTTTTAGAGATATTTCCGATACCCCACGTGGTTTAGTTTTAGTTACAGGACCAACAGGCTCGGGTAAGTCGACAACGTTAGCTGCAATGGTTGATTATATTAATGATTCGAAAAACGATCATATTTTAACTATTGAAGATCCGATAGAATTTGTACACGAAAATAAAATGTGTTTGATTAACCAACGTGAAGTACATCGTGATACGTTAAGCTTCGAGGCGGCATTACGTTCAGCTTTACGTGAAGATCCAGATGTTATTCTTGTTGGGGAAATGCGTGATTTAGAAACTATTCGTCTTGCCATGACTGCCGCTGAAACGGGGCATTTAGTTTTCGGTACCCTACATACAACCTCTGCCCCTAAAACCATTGACCGTATTATTGATGTATTCCCTGCAGCAGAAAAAGCAATGGTGCGCTCTATGTTGTCAGAGTCACTTAGAGCCGTTATCTCTCAAACGTTAATTAAAAAAGTGGGTGGTGGTCGTGTTGCAGCGCATGAAATTATGATTGCTACACCCGCTATTCGTAATTTAATTCGTGAAGATAAAATTGCACAAATGTATTCATCTATTCAAACCGGTATGTCTAATGGTATGCAAACGATGGATCAATGTTTACAAAATTTAGTTAGTCGAGGCATTATCACTAAAGCCTCAGCCATGGAAAAAGCGGTTGATAAAAATCAGTTCAAAAGCTTTTAA
- the proC gene encoding pyrroline-5-carboxylate reductase: MNKIAFIGAGNMARAIIVGLISSGVAAKNIMVANPSPEKRVQLANEFGVQHTSDNIEAATFADIIVLSVKPHFICDVCEQLSSALDISNKLFISVAAGTTVTQIQQALHCNAALVRVMPNTPSQLGLGMSGMFASQEVNAEQKAASDKLMSAVGKVIWLPTEDKINDVIAVAGSAPAYFFLFMEAMEKHAQTLGFSAEESRMLVQQTALGAAQMVEHSTAEISTLRENVTSKGGTTFAALEQFRKDGIEEMVTNAMNAAIARAEEMAKGN; this comes from the coding sequence ATGAATAAAATAGCATTTATTGGCGCAGGTAATATGGCCCGTGCAATCATTGTCGGGCTAATAAGCTCTGGTGTTGCAGCAAAAAACATTATGGTTGCCAACCCGTCTCCTGAGAAAAGAGTACAACTAGCTAACGAGTTTGGTGTACAACATACCAGTGATAATATCGAAGCAGCAACTTTTGCTGATATTATAGTATTAAGTGTAAAACCACATTTTATTTGTGATGTTTGTGAGCAACTTAGCAGTGCACTGGATATATCAAATAAATTGTTCATTTCTGTTGCTGCGGGTACAACTGTTACCCAAATTCAACAAGCACTTCATTGTAATGCCGCGCTTGTTCGCGTTATGCCAAACACACCATCACAACTCGGCTTAGGTATGAGCGGTATGTTCGCTTCACAAGAAGTCAATGCAGAACAAAAGGCAGCAAGTGATAAATTGATGTCTGCCGTGGGTAAAGTTATCTGGCTACCAACTGAAGATAAAATTAACGATGTTATTGCTGTTGCAGGATCTGCGCCAGCGTACTTTTTCTTATTTATGGAAGCAATGGAAAAACACGCTCAAACGCTAGGTTTTAGCGCAGAAGAAAGTAGAATGTTAGTACAACAAACTGCGCTTGGTGCAGCACAAATGGTTGAACATAGTACAGCTGAAATTAGTACCTTACGAGAAAATGTCACGTCAAAAGGCGGCACTACTTTTGCAGCTCTTGAACAGTTTAGAAAAGATGGTATTGAAGAAATGGTGACTAACGCAATGAATGCTGCAATCGCCAGAGCCGAAGAAATGGCAAAAGGTAACTAA
- a CDS encoding YggS family pyridoxal phosphate-dependent enzyme, producing the protein MNEINENIQKIKSKIDQAYHASSRVNFHHHATITSKQENEPSSDSRQNPITLLAVSKTKPIAAIEQAYLAGQRDFGENYLQEAIEKISKLSHLSNICWHFIGPIQSNKTKLIAQNFNWVHSVDRAKIALRLNEHLNDLNQQVPCKDTSLNICLQVNISEEASKSGIMVDEVFSLAEVVNNCDKLVLRGLMAIPEKNAGEASYVKMQHLFNKLQAQYPTVDTLSMGMSNDLTLAITHGSTMVRIGTAIFGERS; encoded by the coding sequence ATGAATGAAATTAACGAAAACATTCAAAAAATAAAATCAAAAATAGATCAGGCTTACCATGCTAGTTCTCGTGTTAATTTTCATCATCACGCCACTATTACATCTAAGCAAGAAAATGAGCCATCTTCCGATAGTAGACAAAATCCTATAACTTTGCTCGCGGTAAGTAAAACAAAACCTATAGCCGCGATAGAGCAAGCTTACTTGGCCGGACAACGTGACTTTGGTGAAAACTATTTACAAGAGGCAATAGAAAAAATCTCTAAACTGTCACATTTATCTAATATTTGTTGGCATTTTATTGGCCCTATTCAATCGAATAAAACAAAGCTTATCGCTCAAAACTTCAACTGGGTTCACAGTGTAGATAGAGCCAAAATAGCATTACGTTTAAATGAACATTTAAATGATTTAAATCAGCAAGTTCCTTGCAAAGATACCTCGCTAAACATTTGTTTACAAGTCAATATTAGTGAAGAGGCATCGAAATCTGGCATTATGGTAGATGAAGTATTTTCTTTAGCTGAAGTCGTTAATAATTGTGATAAACTCGTCCTGCGAGGATTAATGGCCATTCCAGAAAAGAATGCTGGTGAAGCAAGTTATGTAAAAATGCAGCACTTGTTTAACAAATTACAGGCCCAATATCCAACTGTAGATACGCTATCCATGGGTATGTCGAACGATTTAACGTTGGCTATTACACATGGTTCCACTATGGTCAGAATCGGTACGGCCATTTTTGGAGAGAGAAGTTAA
- a CDS encoding DUF4426 domain-containing protein codes for MHNSIVKLILAITISLLVMSSANAENMKPLGSMNVHYMAIGSTFFTPEIAKAYGITRSRYNGLVNISVLDNTKAGHPAKTVSIIGQAKNNLGQFKNLAFEEVKEGDAIYYLAQVNYNDEETLHFTLEINDGKEQQTLKFSQKFYVD; via the coding sequence ATGCATAATTCAATCGTTAAACTAATATTGGCGATCACGATAAGCTTATTAGTGATGTCGAGTGCTAACGCCGAAAACATGAAGCCATTAGGCTCAATGAATGTTCATTACATGGCAATCGGTTCAACCTTTTTTACACCTGAAATAGCTAAAGCTTACGGTATAACACGTAGTCGCTATAATGGATTAGTTAATATTTCAGTACTTGATAATACAAAGGCAGGTCACCCAGCTAAAACGGTTAGTATTATTGGCCAAGCAAAAAATAATTTGGGCCAATTTAAAAACTTAGCGTTTGAAGAAGTAAAAGAAGGTGATGCCATTTATTACTTAGCGCAAGTTAACTATAACGATGAAGAAACATTACATTTCACGCTAGAAATTAATGATGGTAAAGAACAACAAACATTAAAGTTTTCACAAAAATTTTATGTTGATTAA